A genome region from Candidatus Abyssobacteria bacterium SURF_5 includes the following:
- a CDS encoding aminotransferase class III-fold pyridoxal phosphate-dependent enzyme — protein MRRWAMKFKEIEKRGNALSKMPVKHIPKDVMNRVNEEIRQKTKKSKRMFEAAKKVIPGGCEHMLSHTTPYPVFIERGDGAYLVDVDGNRYIDYLNAGGPVLLGHNPPELIEKMVEVMRNKGALHGLCDEYETLAAEKIIQHMPSVEKVRFLQSGTEADMAAIRLARVYTGKKKIIKFCGTYHGWSDQLVVDLWVPHSGRFMANGIPEEVAANTVIVPQNDLAALERAIEAHEKDGGVAAVLVEPLGAESGTMPLAEDFHKGLREITRKHNIALIFDEVVTGFRVAMGGAQEYFGIDPELTVLGKIMGGTFPSSGALAGKAEIMDILNSGILSGGGPSCFVAGTIAGNLLSCAATYQAICEIERTNAIERAAATTDRLVKELNELFEDRNYPFFAYNFASILHIEMTGGLHIDINSDDGLPQIFERKTAMTDYQTFLRNEGLMTLMGKGFVTSAHGDAEVKKSVDAYNRLLDAL, from the coding sequence ATGCGGAGGTGGGCTATGAAATTCAAAGAGATCGAGAAGAGAGGCAATGCACTGAGCAAGATGCCGGTCAAGCATATACCGAAGGATGTGATGAATCGGGTTAATGAGGAAATCAGGCAGAAGACCAAGAAATCCAAGCGCATGTTCGAGGCGGCGAAAAAGGTGATTCCCGGCGGTTGCGAACACATGTTGTCGCATACCACGCCGTACCCGGTTTTTATCGAGAGAGGGGATGGCGCATATCTCGTTGACGTCGACGGTAACCGGTATATCGACTATTTAAATGCCGGCGGGCCTGTTTTGCTTGGACACAACCCTCCCGAACTGATCGAGAAAATGGTTGAGGTGATGCGGAACAAAGGCGCGCTCCACGGGCTGTGCGACGAGTACGAGACGCTGGCGGCCGAGAAGATCATTCAGCACATGCCTTCGGTGGAAAAGGTGCGCTTCCTGCAATCGGGCACGGAGGCCGATATGGCGGCCATCCGTCTTGCCAGGGTGTATACCGGCAAGAAGAAGATCATCAAATTCTGCGGCACGTATCACGGGTGGTCGGATCAGTTGGTCGTCGACCTCTGGGTTCCGCACAGCGGCCGTTTCATGGCGAACGGGATACCGGAAGAAGTTGCCGCGAACACGGTGATCGTTCCGCAGAACGATCTTGCGGCTCTGGAACGAGCAATTGAAGCACACGAGAAAGATGGGGGAGTGGCGGCGGTCCTCGTTGAGCCGCTGGGAGCGGAGTCGGGGACAATGCCGCTTGCAGAGGATTTCCATAAGGGCCTTCGCGAGATCACGCGGAAACATAACATCGCTCTTATTTTCGATGAAGTGGTAACGGGCTTCAGGGTGGCCATGGGCGGCGCGCAGGAGTATTTCGGCATCGACCCGGAACTGACGGTCCTGGGCAAAATCATGGGGGGCACGTTTCCTTCGAGCGGCGCGTTGGCGGGCAAAGCCGAGATCATGGACATACTGAATTCCGGCATCCTTTCGGGCGGGGGCCCATCCTGTTTTGTGGCCGGGACGATCGCCGGCAATCTGCTTTCATGCGCGGCCACGTATCAGGCGATCTGCGAGATTGAGAGGACCAACGCAATTGAGCGGGCGGCGGCGACAACCGACCGATTGGTGAAAGAATTGAATGAATTGTTCGAGGATCGGAACTATCCGTTCTTCGCATACAATTTCGCTTCGATCCTGCATATCGAGATGACCGGCGGATTGCACATCGATATAAACAGCGATGACGGTCTGCCGCAGATTTTTGAGCGGAAAACGGCGATGACGGACTACCAGACGTTTTTGCGCAATGAAGGGCTCATGACGTTAATGGGAAAGGGATTCGTCACGAGCGCTCACGGAGACGCGGAAGTGAAGAAGAGCGTGGACGCTTACAACAGGCTGCTGGACGCGCTGTAA
- a CDS encoding SDR family oxidoreductase, translating to MGSIDLRKLKGKVALVTGAARGLGRRYALRLAMFGADVVINDVNLDSAREFGEELTAESVMAEIEAYKVRSLGIECNVGDKTAVERMVAKVIAEFGRIDILINNAGGLAGQVFESFASSVSETDLRATIDRNLMGTIYCSQAASVPMKEQRSGKIINVASQAGLQAQPGGVYASYGAAKAGIIRYTSYLAQELGPYNITVNCIAPAYIETARLREIAFKHDAIRQNVLAQVPLGRLGTEDDCAKVAVDFLCTDLADYVTGQTISICGGAIKF from the coding sequence ATGGGTTCCATCGATCTGAGAAAATTGAAGGGAAAAGTCGCCCTCGTCACCGGCGCCGCCAGAGGCCTGGGACGCAGATACGCCCTGCGCCTGGCTATGTTCGGAGCCGATGTCGTCATCAACGATGTCAACCTTGATTCGGCCCGAGAATTCGGCGAGGAACTTACCGCCGAAAGCGTGATGGCCGAGATCGAGGCCTATAAGGTCCGCTCCCTCGGCATCGAATGCAACGTCGGCGACAAAACGGCCGTCGAGAGGATGGTCGCTAAGGTGATCGCCGAATTCGGACGCATCGATATCCTGATCAATAACGCAGGCGGATTGGCGGGGCAGGTCTTCGAGAGTTTCGCATCGAGCGTGTCGGAAACCGATTTACGGGCCACGATCGACCGAAACCTGATGGGAACCATTTACTGCAGTCAGGCCGCAAGCGTTCCAATGAAGGAACAGCGGTCAGGCAAGATCATCAACGTCGCTTCGCAGGCCGGCCTTCAGGCCCAGCCCGGCGGGGTCTACGCCTCCTACGGAGCCGCGAAAGCGGGAATCATCCGCTACACCAGCTATCTTGCGCAGGAACTCGGGCCATACAACATTACGGTTAATTGCATCGCGCCGGCTTATATAGAAACCGCGCGCCTCCGCGAGATCGCGTTCAAGCATGATGCAATACGCCAGAACGTTCTCGCACAGGTTCCCCTCGGTCGCCTCGGCACCGAGGACGACTGCGCAAAGGTCGCCGTCGATTTCCTCTGCACCGACCTCGCAGATTATGTGACCGGTCAGACGATCAGCATTTGCGGCGGCGCCATCAAATTCTGA